A genomic region of Desulfurella sp. contains the following coding sequences:
- a CDS encoding amino acid permease translates to MSKQMDENYLKENLKRDLKNRHIQLIALGSAIGVGLFLGSATGIKFTGPSLILSYILVGLVVFIVLRALGEIAVVYPVSGSFSAWADHILGPMAGYITGWTYWFMWTVTVMAEITAVGIYVTFWFPSVPQWIPALISVMLITLLNLIAVKVYGETEFWFSIIKIVTILFFIVVGAFIIFFGFGNHGIPTGFSNLYKYGGFFPNGLKGFLFSLIIVVYAYLGIEIVAVTAGEAHNPNVTLPSAIDKVIYRIILFYALPMIVILSIYPWFKIGTFGSPFVESFSKLGIAAAASIINFVVITAALSSTNGGLFSTGRMLYSLSLQKNAPSSFSKLSNNKVPYIGIIFSSIVMLIGVILNYFIPKQVFTIITSVATTGALYVWLLILIMHMKFRGSLEKSELPKYRLPFYPFLNILGIVFLIMVIIVMAFMPDGRIALYVAFPWFGLLIGAYYLFGLNKKNNT, encoded by the coding sequence ATGTCAAAACAAATGGATGAAAATTACTTAAAAGAAAACTTAAAAAGAGATTTAAAAAATCGGCACATCCAGCTTATTGCTTTGGGTTCTGCTATTGGCGTTGGTTTATTTTTAGGTTCTGCAACAGGCATAAAATTTACAGGACCATCATTAATCTTGTCTTATATTTTGGTAGGATTGGTTGTTTTTATTGTTTTAAGGGCACTTGGAGAAATTGCAGTAGTGTATCCTGTATCTGGAAGCTTTAGTGCCTGGGCTGATCACATATTAGGACCAATGGCTGGTTATATAACAGGGTGGACTTATTGGTTTATGTGGACGGTTACAGTTATGGCAGAAATAACTGCTGTCGGCATTTATGTTACTTTCTGGTTTCCAAGCGTACCTCAATGGATTCCTGCACTCATATCTGTTATGTTGATAACGCTTTTAAATCTAATTGCAGTAAAAGTTTATGGAGAAACAGAATTCTGGTTTTCTATAATTAAAATAGTTACAATTCTGTTTTTTATTGTAGTAGGGGCTTTTATAATCTTTTTTGGGTTTGGCAATCATGGAATTCCTACTGGGTTTAGTAATTTGTATAAATATGGTGGTTTTTTCCCTAATGGATTAAAAGGCTTTTTGTTTTCACTGATTATAGTAGTGTATGCGTATTTAGGTATAGAAATTGTAGCAGTTACTGCAGGAGAAGCTCATAATCCAAATGTTACTTTACCTTCTGCAATTGATAAAGTTATATACAGAATAATTTTATTTTATGCTTTACCAATGATTGTAATATTATCAATATATCCATGGTTTAAAATTGGCACATTTGGAAGCCCTTTTGTAGAAAGCTTCTCAAAGCTAGGTATAGCAGCTGCTGCAAGCATTATAAATTTTGTTGTTATAACTGCAGCGCTTTCTAGCACAAATGGTGGTTTATTTTCAACTGGACGAATGCTTTATTCTCTTTCACTTCAAAAAAATGCCCCTTCAAGTTTTTCAAAGTTAAGCAATAATAAAGTACCATACATAGGCATTATTTTTTCTTCAATAGTAATGTTAATTGGTGTAATATTAAATTATTTTATACCTAAACAAGTATTCACAATTATAACAAGTGTTGCTACCACAGGGGCATTGTATGTTTGGCTTCTTATACTTATAATGCATATGAAGTTTAGAGGTTCATTAGAAAAAAGTGAATTGCCTAAATATCGCCTACCATTTTATCCGTTTTTAAATATTTTGGGTATTGTTTTTTTGATTATGGTAATTATAGTTATGGCATTTATGCCAGATGGCAGAATTGCTTTGTACGTAGCTTTTCCATGGTTTGGTTTGCTTATTGGAGCTTATTATTTATTTGGGTTAAACAAAAAAAACAATACTTAA
- a CDS encoding sigma-70 family RNA polymerase sigma factor, whose product MNSKGISFSEEQIKHFYPIVKRMVRKIVVKMPQSYDEEDFVQVGMIGLLKAIENIDTTKDEKAFYKYALLKAKGTILDKLRSVDVVSRYTRDKLKSISKAHKEFLKENIFDASEKSIAAKAGMTMKEYHKTMLEVSNLDIVSLDEILEDEISLQESIEDKNSKSAISILEENEQINILTKALSKLSKIELDVLSMYYYEDFSVKEIAQIIKKTQSRVSQIKTNAIIKLKHLIEQEYTKY is encoded by the coding sequence ATGAATTCTAAAGGCATATCTTTTAGTGAAGAACAAATTAAACATTTCTATCCTATTGTTAAAAGAATGGTTAGGAAAATTGTTGTTAAAATGCCTCAATCTTACGATGAGGAAGATTTTGTTCAAGTTGGAATGATTGGACTTTTAAAAGCGATTGAAAATATTGATACTACCAAAGATGAAAAAGCTTTCTACAAATATGCTTTATTAAAAGCAAAGGGTACAATACTTGATAAGCTGCGCAGTGTAGATGTAGTTTCACGATACACTAGAGATAAATTAAAAAGCATTTCTAAAGCACATAAAGAATTTTTAAAAGAAAATATTTTTGATGCATCAGAAAAAAGCATTGCAGCAAAAGCAGGTATGACAATGAAAGAATATCATAAAACAATGCTTGAAGTATCAAACTTAGATATCGTAAGCCTTGATGAAATCTTAGAAGATGAAATTAGTTTACAAGAATCTATTGAAGATAAAAATTCAAAGTCAGCGATAAGCATTTTAGAAGAAAACGAGCAAATTAATATATTGACAAAAGCTTTGAGTAAACTTTCAAAAATAGAACTTGATGTATTATCCATGTATTACTATGAGGATTTTAGCGTAAAAGAAATTGCACAAATTATTAAAAAAACTCAAAGCAGAGTATCTCAAATTAAAACAAACGCCATTATAAAGCTAAAACATTTAATTGAACAAGAATATACAAAATATTAA
- a CDS encoding helix-hairpin-helix domain-containing protein — VDKKIVESVSDIYNLDIDKLLQLDRMGLKLANKILENINKSKRTTFARFLYALGIKHVGEFVASKLALNFKLEELIELKNEEKLMQIDGIGPEIAQSVVSFFKEQRNVNTVKNLLKHISFIDTKSSAKLQNEVFVFTGALNIPRSKAKEMVENLGGTVKDSISKDTTYLVVGDKPGSKLEKVKKLGITTITEDEFLKLVGYELRD; from the coding sequence TTGTGGATAAAAAAATAGTCGAAAGTGTAAGCGATATTTATAATCTTGATATAGATAAACTTTTACAACTTGATAGGATGGGTTTAAAGCTTGCAAACAAAATTCTTGAAAACATTAACAAAAGCAAAAGAACAACTTTTGCTAGATTTTTATATGCACTTGGCATAAAACACGTAGGTGAGTTTGTGGCAAGTAAACTTGCTCTTAATTTTAAACTTGAAGAGTTAATTGAGCTTAAAAATGAGGAAAAACTTATGCAAATAGATGGGATAGGTCCAGAAATAGCTCAAAGTGTTGTAAGTTTTTTTAAAGAGCAAAGAAATGTTAATACTGTAAAAAATCTTCTTAAACATATCAGTTTTATTGATACAAAAAGTTCTGCAAAATTACAAAATGAAGTATTTGTATTTACCGGTGCTTTAAATATTCCAAGAAGCAAAGCAAAAGAAATGGTGGAAAATCTTGGTGGAACAGTTAAAGACAGTATATCAAAAGATACAACATATCTGGTTGTTGGCGATAAACCTGGTAGCAAACTTGAAAAAGTTAAAAAATTGGGTATCACAACTATAACTGAAGATGAATTTTTAAAGCTGGTTGGATATGAATTACGAGATTGA
- the ligA gene encoding NAD-dependent DNA ligase LigA, with amino-acid sequence MNEKDAKKRIEQLRRDINRHNYYYYVLNKPIISDSEYDLLMRELINLEKQYPQFYDENSPTQKVGSDISEKFEKVEHKYRMYSLEDAFSEEEVIEFDKRIKRNLGIDEDIAYSVEPKFDGVSVNIVYENGKLKVASTRGDGIIGEDITKNIKTIKNLPLILLVDNPPSFLDVQGEVILTKEEFKKINEYREEMGLPLFANPRNAAAGSLKQLDPKETAKRNLKVFVYYIRGIENYQNPKTQTQSLEILKELGLPVSELNRYCKNIYEAIDYRQTFLLARQNLPYEIDGMVFKVDDFLLQEKLGYTSKYPKWAIAFKFPPMQSTTVVENIIFNVGRTGIVTPVAILKPVKIGGVTISRASLHTFDELFKKDIRIGDHVFVQRAGDVIPEVVASIKEKRTGKEIQVKKPTNCPVCNSLLQEEGAYLICPNIDCRARIVESIKHFAQKNAMNIEGLGDKIIQQL; translated from the coding sequence ATGAATGAAAAAGATGCAAAAAAAAGAATAGAACAATTAAGGCGTGATATTAACCGTCACAATTACTATTATTATGTACTAAACAAACCTATTATTTCTGATAGCGAATATGATTTGCTGATGAGAGAACTTATAAATTTAGAAAAACAATATCCACAATTTTATGATGAAAACTCACCAACACAGAAAGTAGGTTCTGATATTTCAGAAAAATTTGAAAAAGTTGAGCATAAATACAGAATGTACTCTTTGGAAGATGCTTTTAGCGAAGAAGAAGTAATAGAATTTGATAAAAGAATAAAACGCAATTTAGGAATAGATGAAGACATAGCATACAGTGTTGAGCCAAAATTTGATGGTGTATCTGTAAATATAGTTTATGAAAACGGCAAGCTTAAAGTTGCTTCTACAAGAGGCGATGGCATAATTGGTGAAGATATAACAAAAAACATAAAAACAATAAAAAACTTGCCGCTTATTTTGCTTGTTGATAATCCGCCCAGTTTTTTGGATGTACAGGGTGAAGTTATATTAACTAAAGAAGAATTTAAAAAGATTAATGAATATAGAGAAGAAATGGGTTTACCTCTTTTTGCAAACCCAAGAAATGCAGCAGCAGGCTCTCTAAAGCAATTGGATCCAAAAGAAACTGCCAAAAGAAACTTAAAGGTTTTTGTTTATTATATAAGAGGCATAGAAAATTATCAAAATCCTAAAACTCAAACTCAAAGTTTAGAAATTTTAAAAGAACTTGGTCTCCCAGTAAGTGAACTTAACAGGTACTGTAAGAATATTTACGAAGCCATAGACTACCGTCAAACTTTTTTGCTGGCAAGACAAAATCTGCCATATGAAATAGATGGTATGGTTTTTAAAGTTGATGATTTTTTGTTACAGGAAAAATTGGGCTACACCAGTAAATACCCAAAATGGGCAATAGCTTTTAAATTTCCTCCAATGCAATCTACCACAGTTGTTGAAAATATAATTTTTAATGTAGGAAGAACAGGGATTGTTACGCCAGTTGCAATTCTAAAGCCAGTCAAAATTGGTGGTGTAACTATATCAAGGGCCAGTCTTCATACTTTCGATGAATTGTTTAAAAAAGATATAAGAATTGGTGATCATGTGTTTGTCCAAAGAGCCGGAGATGTAATACCAGAAGTTGTAGCAAGCATAAAAGAAAAAAGAACTGGCAAAGAAATACAGGTTAAAAAACCTACAAACTGTCCTGTATGTAATTCTTTACTGCAAGAAGAAGGAGCTTATTTGATTTGTCCAAATATTGATTGCAGGGCACGTATTGTTGAATCAATTAAACACTTTGCGCAAAAAAATGCTATGAATATTGAAGGTCTTGGTGATAAAATTATACAACAGCTTG
- a CDS encoding 50S ribosomal protein L11 methyltransferase: MQIVEAGNFEIYNIKSDKIPIILNCNAFGSGEHETTKSCLDIISSIDLYGKKVLDMGSGTGILSFASLKKGADCAVCFDISFEACINLKENAHYNCLNNIYTICSTIDAIKSNFDVIFANIYSNIILCNIKKIDDLLNKKGLLVASGVNYEYNFEIRNEFNKLGYETLKTIFLEDYVTMVLKK, from the coding sequence GTGCAAATAGTTGAAGCTGGAAATTTTGAAATTTATAATATTAAATCTGATAAAATACCTATAATTTTAAACTGTAATGCCTTTGGAAGCGGGGAACATGAAACTACTAAAAGCTGTTTAGATATTATTTCAAGCATAGATTTGTATGGTAAAAAAGTTCTCGATATGGGTTCAGGTACAGGTATTTTAAGTTTTGCTAGTTTGAAAAAAGGTGCTGATTGCGCTGTTTGCTTTGACATTAGTTTTGAAGCATGTATTAATTTAAAAGAAAATGCACACTATAATTGTTTAAATAATATCTATACAATTTGTTCAACTATTGATGCTATTAAATCAAACTTTGATGTTATATTTGCAAATATCTACTCAAATATAATTTTATGCAATATTAAAAAAATTGATGATTTATTGAATAAAAAAGGTTTACTTGTTGCTTCAGGCGTAAATTATGAATATAATTTTGAAATAAGAAACGAATTTAATAAATTAGGCTACGAAACGCTAAAAACTATATTTTTAGAAGATTATGTTACAATGGTGTTAAAAAAATGA
- a CDS encoding metallophosphoesterase: protein MKALFLSDIHYKSEEEFLVFLDAIYKQYDKIYIVGDLFEFYYGYEFLFCQHIKLINLLKKISDEKKVYLFEGNHEYRLEKIKKFLPKVEVVKKELIENIDSKLFYIEHGDCIDKKDKAYLMFRNILKNRFTLMLINLISPVFLLKLANIA, encoded by the coding sequence ATGAAAGCACTTTTTTTATCAGATATACACTATAAAAGCGAAGAAGAATTTTTGGTTTTTTTAGATGCAATATACAAACAATACGATAAAATATATATAGTTGGTGATTTATTTGAATTTTATTACGGTTATGAATTTTTGTTTTGTCAACATATTAAGTTAATTAACCTACTTAAAAAGATATCTGATGAAAAAAAAGTTTACTTGTTTGAAGGAAATCATGAATACAGGCTTGAAAAAATAAAAAAGTTTTTGCCAAAAGTTGAGGTTGTTAAAAAAGAATTAATAGAAAATATTGATTCAAAATTATTTTACATTGAGCACGGTGACTGTATTGATAAAAAAGATAAAGCTTACCTGATGTTTCGTAATATTCTTAAAAACCGCTTTACTCTGATGCTTATAAATTTGATATCACCTGTTTTTTTGCTTAAATTAGCAAACATTGC
- a CDS encoding DUF2062 domain-containing protein, which yields MKNLLRKLFALNDTPKKIALSFAIGVFISITPTFGFHTILAIIIAFLFQLNKISIIIGTLLNNPWTTVFVYALSYKIGALLLNTKLNVINNFSIDFLLHKGFHIYLITWLGSIIIAIPVSVFFYFIVKFMLEKRKKNENRLNEIA from the coding sequence ATAAAAAATTTACTTCGTAAACTGTTTGCTTTAAACGATACACCAAAGAAAATTGCTCTTTCATTTGCAATAGGTGTATTCATTTCTATAACACCGACGTTTGGATTTCACACCATACTTGCAATTATTATTGCTTTTTTGTTTCAACTAAACAAAATATCTATAATAATTGGCACACTTTTAAATAACCCATGGACAACTGTATTTGTTTATGCATTGTCATATAAAATTGGTGCTTTACTGTTAAATACTAAATTAAATGTAATCAATAACTTTTCAATTGATTTTTTACTGCATAAAGGCTTCCATATATACCTGATAACATGGCTAGGTAGTATAATAATTGCAATACCTGTATCAGTATTTTTTTATTTTATTGTAAAATTTATGTTAGAAAAACGAAAAAAAAATGAAAATAGATTAAACGAGATTGCATGA
- a CDS encoding DnaJ domain-containing protein, which produces MDPYKVLGLTNDASIDEVIKTYRELAKKYHPDLAKNDDEKQYLLSIFQNITNAYNQIKNSHQNTQTVFKTQIDSDYAKYLLFKAEDFLNKNEIDNAINTLKILQKTQKNTKIYFLLGKAYMAKGYYKQAIDYYRKTLEYENYNVEALLGLANCYERIGLKNTAKKVYQEILEWEPNNKIALNKLIDFEKKQTLIEKLLSGLGGKKNKKFTS; this is translated from the coding sequence ATGGATCCTTATAAAGTTTTGGGTTTAACAAATGATGCAAGTATAGATGAGGTAATTAAAACATACAGAGAACTAGCTAAAAAATACCATCCAGATTTAGCAAAAAACGATGATGAAAAGCAATACCTATTAAGTATTTTCCAGAACATTACAAATGCATATAATCAGATTAAAAACTCACATCAAAATACACAAACTGTATTTAAAACACAAATCGATAGTGATTATGCAAAATACCTTCTTTTTAAAGCAGAAGATTTTTTAAACAAAAACGAAATAGACAATGCCATAAACACATTAAAAATACTTCAAAAAACTCAAAAAAATACCAAAATTTACTTTCTTCTTGGAAAAGCATATATGGCAAAAGGCTATTACAAACAGGCTATTGATTATTATAGAAAAACGCTGGAATATGAAAACTATAATGTAGAAGCTTTGCTAGGACTTGCAAACTGTTATGAAAGAATTGGTTTAAAAAATACAGCTAAAAAAGTATATCAAGAAATTTTGGAGTGGGAACCAAATAACAAAATTGCTTTAAATAAACTAATTGATTTTGAAAAGAAACAAACACTTATAGAAAAACTCTTATCTGGTTTAGGGGGTAAAAAAAATAAAAAATTTACTTCGTAA
- a CDS encoding sigma-70 family RNA polymerase sigma factor has protein sequence MDNEEASKVSGFSEKEIKDIEAGRLKFNSLDKAIGEDGDNNLLDVLEDESVSVEDEFIYESSVNVLRKLLKQLPNRQQDIIKMRFGLDLDRRYTLDEIGEKYHISKERVRQIEKEALNKLKKMFDR, from the coding sequence ATGGACAATGAAGAAGCTTCTAAAGTAAGTGGTTTTAGTGAAAAAGAAATTAAAGATATTGAAGCTGGCAGGCTCAAATTTAATTCTTTAGATAAAGCCATAGGAGAAGATGGTGACAACAATCTACTGGATGTTTTAGAAGATGAAAGCGTATCTGTAGAAGATGAGTTTATTTATGAATCAAGCGTTAATGTTCTAAGAAAACTTTTAAAACAATTACCCAATAGACAACAAGATATTATCAAAATGAGATTTGGGCTTGACTTAGATAGGCGATATACTTTAGACGAAATTGGAGAAAAATACCATATATCAAAAGAAAGGGTCAGACAAATAGAAAAAGAAGCTCTAAATAAACTAAAAAAAATGTTTGATAGGTAG
- a CDS encoding sigma-70 family RNA polymerase sigma factor encodes MEKNKIKIKEKESEVKDSINQYLDEISKIPLLTKEEEIELAKKIQKGDKEALKKLVKHNLRFVVSIAQRYKNFGVPLSDLINEGNIGLIKAASKFDPDKNIKFISYAVWWIKQAILKTLSEQTSPIKIPIKARAKSNKLSWSCYEVQ; translated from the coding sequence ATGGAAAAAAATAAAATAAAAATTAAAGAAAAAGAATCGGAAGTAAAAGATTCGATAAATCAATATCTTGATGAAATATCTAAAATTCCTCTTCTAACAAAAGAAGAAGAAATCGAATTGGCAAAAAAAATTCAAAAAGGCGATAAAGAAGCACTCAAAAAACTCGTTAAACATAATTTAAGGTTTGTAGTATCTATTGCGCAGCGTTACAAAAATTTTGGCGTACCACTTTCTGATTTAATTAATGAAGGCAATATTGGGTTAATTAAAGCTGCATCAAAATTTGATCCGGATAAAAATATCAAGTTTATATCATATGCTGTATGGTGGATTAAACAAGCCATATTAAAAACATTAAGCGAACAGACTTCACCAATAAAGATACCCATTAAAGCACGAGCCAAATCAAATAAATTAAGCTGGAGTTGCTATGAAGTGCAGTAA
- the cysS gene encoding cysteine--tRNA ligase encodes MLKIFNTQTRKLEEFVPLNDNIVTMYVCGVTVYDYCHVGHARSAICFDVIYRYLLYKGYDVKFVKNFTDIDDKIINKANEENKPFDEISEKYIKEFYTDMEAIGIKKPTFEPKATMHIKDIIDFISKLIEKGYAYEVDGDVYYSVSKFENYGKLSHKKIEELKAGARVDINEKKKDPLDFALWKKSKPNEPGWVSPWGIGRPGWHIECSVMSMYYLGETIDIHGGGEDLIFPHHENEIAQSEALSSKQFVRYWIHNGFIKINNEKMSKSLGNFFTIRDVLKEFNGETLRYYMLLTHYRNPIEFSYDGLVAAKEALNRYYTFLMRLDTTQFGNEIYRLDSIEKLISNFENAMDIDFNTPQAIAEVFNCIKDFNLYLDACQKNNQIPSLQLKTTFLNSMFKIAQVLGVFDKSYKEWYNLKNNQWIEEKIEQRNKAKKEKNYALADSIRNELLNAGIILEDHKDKTIWKKIK; translated from the coding sequence ATGCTAAAGATATTTAATACACAAACAAGAAAATTAGAAGAATTTGTGCCATTAAATGACAATATCGTTACAATGTATGTGTGCGGTGTTACCGTTTATGATTACTGTCATGTTGGTCATGCTAGAAGTGCCATATGTTTTGATGTAATATACAGATATTTGTTATATAAAGGTTATGACGTAAAATTTGTTAAGAATTTTACAGACATTGATGATAAAATTATAAATAAAGCTAATGAAGAAAATAAGCCTTTTGATGAAATAAGCGAAAAATACATAAAAGAATTTTATACAGATATGGAAGCTATTGGCATAAAAAAACCGACATTTGAGCCAAAAGCAACCATGCATATAAAAGATATAATCGATTTTATATCAAAACTAATTGAAAAAGGTTACGCTTATGAAGTTGACGGTGATGTATATTATAGCGTCAGCAAATTTGAAAACTACGGAAAGTTGTCACACAAAAAAATTGAGGAGCTAAAAGCTGGTGCAAGGGTTGATATAAATGAAAAAAAGAAAGATCCACTAGATTTTGCCCTATGGAAAAAATCAAAGCCCAATGAGCCAGGCTGGGTTTCACCCTGGGGTATAGGTAGACCTGGCTGGCACATAGAATGCTCTGTTATGAGCATGTATTATTTAGGTGAGACCATAGATATACATGGTGGCGGAGAAGATTTAATTTTTCCACATCATGAAAATGAGATAGCGCAAAGCGAAGCACTAAGCTCGAAACAATTTGTAAGATACTGGATACATAACGGTTTCATTAAGATTAACAATGAAAAAATGTCTAAATCATTGGGTAATTTTTTTACAATAAGAGATGTGCTAAAAGAATTCAATGGTGAAACACTCAGATATTACATGCTTCTTACACATTATAGAAATCCAATTGAGTTTTCATACGATGGTCTTGTAGCGGCAAAAGAAGCATTAAATCGCTATTATACATTTTTAATGAGGCTTGATACTACTCAATTTGGGAATGAAATTTATAGACTTGATTCAATTGAAAAATTAATTTCTAATTTTGAAAATGCTATGGATATTGATTTTAATACACCTCAAGCCATTGCTGAAGTTTTTAACTGCATAAAAGATTTTAATCTTTATCTAGATGCTTGCCAAAAAAACAATCAGATTCCGTCCTTACAGCTAAAAACAACCTTTTTAAATTCTATGTTTAAAATTGCACAGGTTTTGGGAGTATTTGATAAATCTTATAAAGAATGGTATAATTTAAAAAATAACCAGTGGATAGAAGAAAAAATTGAGCAAAGAAACAAAGCAAAAAAAGAAAAAAATTATGCATTAGCAGATAGTATACGCAATGAATTGCTTAATGCAGGTATTATTTTAGAAGATCACAAAGATAAAACTATATGGAAAAAAATAAAATAA
- a CDS encoding tetratricopeptide repeat protein has protein sequence MRKKLVLFCVICVMFLLSSCASNQQIQNINYKLSKIENATNQNSRDLDIIKPKVRAIEEKLNALTKKIDLLENSTNSTKKAKISEKTFVEASFDNSTNNIISKIPPAEVVFSKKNQEIQKKVENNENKQKKENITQKFVLPSSEAFKVYNDALSTYMKRDFSKALEKFLQYSKDYPHTTLEQNAIFWIGNSYYNLNDYDKALSYFSDCLNNFPKKPTSEGGKTDACLFMLYKTYKAKGNTQKAYDYLMQLKKEYPINPYFEFRGVKN, from the coding sequence ATGCGTAAAAAATTGGTTTTGTTTTGTGTAATTTGCGTAATGTTTTTGTTGTCTTCTTGTGCTTCTAATCAACAGATTCAAAATATAAATTATAAATTGAGTAAAATAGAAAATGCTACAAACCAAAATAGTAGAGATCTAGATATTATAAAACCAAAAGTGCGTGCAATAGAAGAAAAATTAAATGCTCTTACAAAAAAGATAGATTTGTTAGAAAACTCTACAAATTCAACTAAAAAAGCTAAAATTTCAGAAAAAACTTTTGTAGAAGCTAGTTTTGATAATAGCACAAATAACATAATAAGCAAAATTCCCCCCGCTGAGGTTGTATTTTCAAAAAAAAATCAAGAAATTCAAAAAAAAGTTGAAAATAACGAAAATAAACAAAAAAAAGAAAACATAACTCAAAAGTTTGTTTTGCCTTCTTCTGAGGCTTTTAAAGTTTATAATGATGCCTTATCTACGTATATGAAGAGAGATTTTTCCAAAGCTTTAGAAAAATTTTTACAATATTCAAAAGACTATCCACATACAACACTGGAACAAAACGCTATATTTTGGATAGGAAATAGTTATTATAATTTAAACGATTACGATAAAGCATTGAGTTATTTTTCTGATTGCCTTAATAATTTTCCCAAAAAACCTACTTCAGAAGGTGGTAAAACTGATGCATGCTTGTTTATGCTTTACAAAACATATAAAGCAAAGGGAAATACGCAAAAAGCTTATGATTATTTAATGCAATTAAAAAAAGAATACCCAATTAATCCATATTTTGAATTTAGAGGTGTAAAAAACTAA
- the rimP gene encoding ribosome maturation factor RimP, giving the protein MNVFEETLTKILKNSIEAMGYELYDLTYSKGPKKGKLTVYIDKAGGVSLNDCEVVSKHISVVLDVENIINESYILEVSSPGINRNLKTKKHYEDSIGKECLIHLFNPIDNQKNISGKIINVFDDGVEIQSGQSKIYIDYRDIKKAKLNLI; this is encoded by the coding sequence ATGAATGTTTTTGAAGAGACTCTTACAAAAATTTTAAAAAATTCCATAGAAGCTATGGGTTATGAATTATATGATCTAACATACTCAAAAGGTCCTAAAAAAGGAAAACTGACTGTATATATAGATAAAGCTGGTGGTGTAAGTTTAAATGACTGTGAAGTGGTAAGTAAACACATATCTGTTGTATTAGATGTAGAAAATATTATTAATGAAAGTTATATTCTTGAAGTTTCAAGTCCAGGTATAAATAGAAATCTTAAAACTAAAAAACACTATGAAGATTCAATTGGTAAAGAATGCTTGATTCATTTATTTAATCCAATAGATAATCAAAAAAATATTTCAGGCAAAATAATCAATGTATTCGACGATGGCGTCGAAATACAAAGTGGACAATCAAAAATTTACATTGATTATAGAGATATTAAAAAAGCTAAGCTAAACTTAATTTAG